The Tenuifilum thalassicum genome includes the window ATGTAGCCCGATACAAACTCACCAAACACCGACTCGTAGCAAATAATAGGGCCAACTCCAAATTTATCATCTAACGATTTGAACACTCCCCTATCGGGCTGAGTTCCTAAGCTTCCGGTAATTCCACCTAAATCAATCGATAGTTTTTCGAGAAACTTAAGGTATTGAGGATATGGCATCATCTCAACACCAACAACCAGTTTCGATTTATGGTAAATAGGTAAGCCAAACGAAGTATCAACCTGAATGGCAGAGTTATACCTATCGTAATAGTAGCGGTTGTCGTAAGGTAACTTTCGAGCCGTGGGCGAAGTTTGCTCACCTGGTTCATACAGCTTTAATGATATCAATCCCGTTACCCACATTGCATTTGGGTGACGATTAACAAAATCCTTAATTCGAAGGATACTTCCATTTTCTGCTACCTGATGTTCCCATATGCGGTCGTCAATGGCCGTTTCGGGGCAAACCACATAGCTAACGGTGCTATCGATACTTTCTTCTGCTAGATTTAGCATGATATCCATCTGCTGGTCGTTGGTAAGCCCGCTAAACTTTTCGTTGTAAGGATCGATGTTGGGTTGAACCACAACGACATTGACCGGCTCGCCCTTCTCTTCGTAGCTGTAAAACAGGTATAAGGAAAGAGCAAAGGGGATTGCAAAAAACAGGAGGACATCGGAAAAGAACCAGGCAATTCGTCCATAAACCTTTTCAAGGTAGGCAGTAATCTGAGATATAATGAAAAAGTTAACTACCAAAATCCACAAAGAACCACCTAAAACACCTGTAAACTCATACCACTGAATAACCATAGGATGATTGCCTAGGCTATTCCCAAGTGTTAGCCAAGGCCAAGCAACTTCTGAGTTGTGAAAAAACTGCTCCCAGGCTAGCCAAAGGGTTACAAATGCAAAAGCACCAATGGTTTTAGATGTATTTATGTGTACGAAATGATAGATGCTAAAAACCAGTGTCATTAAAAATGAGGTAATTAACACAGCAAGGATGGCACCAATCAAAGTGGCGTTATATATCCACCAGGTTGATAGAATGTTCCAAGTAAAAAAGGCCAGAAACACATAGCCAATGGTTTTCCAAAAGCCAGCCTTTTGCTCAACTAACCTGTAGTACGACACAAAAAGAGGCACCAGCGCAAAAAAGATGGTGTAGCTAGGTAGTCCCTCATACCAAGGTAAGGCTAACAGAATACCCGAAAGCAACATTAAAAAAACGTGCGATTTGAATAGCTTGGTAAAAAACATGGCCTGTGTTTTTAGAATAACATGTTGTAAAGATACAGATTTAGGTTTAACGTAAACTGGTAAATGAGTAAATTTGAAACAAAATAAAGAGTTAAAGCTATGCAAAATTCAGAATATCGACCTTATGTTGCAGGTGAGTTTGTAGAAACTAACGAGCGCTACGAAGTTAGATGTCCTTGGGATAACAGCTTAATAGCCAAAGTCCACCTGGCCGGAAATAAAGAGTTGGAACAAGCCATTGTAGCAGCGGAAAAAGCTAAAAGGGCCATGGCTAAACTATCATCTTATGAAAAGTATGAGATACTGATGAGCATAGCAAATGGGATTAAAGCAAAACGCGAGGCCTTTGCCAGAACATTGGCATTAGAAGCCTGCAAACCCCTCAAACTTGCACTTGGAGAGGTTGATAGGGCCATACAAACATTTATTGTAGCAGCCGAAGAAGCTAAACGTCCCCTTTCCGAAGCCATTAAGCTCGACTGGACACCTGCTGGTAAAGGGAAAGAGGGAATTGTTAAATATTTTCCAGTTGGAATTGTAGCCGGAATATCGCCTTTTAACTTTCCGCTAAATCTTAGCGTTCATAAGATTGCTCCAGCCATAGCAGCAGGTTGCCCTATTGTGTTAAAGCCCGCACGTAAAACCCCACTCTCTGCGCTAATGCTTGCTGAGGTGATAAACAATACAAATATTCCCAATGGTGGCATTTCAATACTTCCAACCGATAGGAATACAGGAAACAACATGGTTACCGATTCACGTTTTTCGCTTCTCTCATTTACTGGTTCCCCGCAAGTTGGATGGGCTATGAAAAAACAGGCAGGTAAAAAACGTGTCCTGCTGGAACTCGGTGGCAACGCAGGTGTTATTGTTGCACCATCAGCTGATATCGATTTAGCTGTTACCAAATGTGTTAGCGGTGCATTTGCCTATTCGGGCCAGGTGTGTATTCACACCCAGCGTATCTATGTTCACAGGTCTATCTTTGATAGTTTTATGGAGAAGTTCATTGATGGTGCTTCTAAGCTAAAAAATGGACACCCGCTAAGCGAGGAAACCGATTTATCGTCGATGATAGATGAGATGAATGCAGCAAGAGTTGAAGCGTGGGTAAGCGAAGCCATAAACGATGGAGCAAAAGTGCTTTTGGGAGGAAAACGCGAAGGAACATACTTTCCACCTACTGTTCTTACAAACACCAAGCAAGAAATGAAAGTATGTTCGCTTGAGGTTTTTGGACCCGTGGTTACAGTCGAACCATACGACACTTTTGAAGGGGCTATTGAATATTTAAACCATTCGGAATATGGTCTTCAAGCGGGTGTCTTTACAAATCAAATCGACGAAATGAATAAAGCATACAACGAGCTAGAAGTTGGAGGGGTTATCATAAACGATGTCCCAACATTTAGAGTTGACCATATGCCTTATGGTGGAATC containing:
- the lnt gene encoding apolipoprotein N-acyltransferase; this translates as MFFTKLFKSHVFLMLLSGILLALPWYEGLPSYTIFFALVPLFVSYYRLVEQKAGFWKTIGYVFLAFFTWNILSTWWIYNATLIGAILAVLITSFLMTLVFSIYHFVHINTSKTIGAFAFVTLWLAWEQFFHNSEVAWPWLTLGNSLGNHPMVIQWYEFTGVLGGSLWILVVNFFIISQITAYLEKVYGRIAWFFSDVLLFFAIPFALSLYLFYSYEEKGEPVNVVVVQPNIDPYNEKFSGLTNDQQMDIMLNLAEESIDSTVSYVVCPETAIDDRIWEHQVAENGSILRIKDFVNRHPNAMWVTGLISLKLYEPGEQTSPTARKLPYDNRYYYDRYNSAIQVDTSFGLPIYHKSKLVVGVEMMPYPQYLKFLEKLSIDLGGITGSLGTQPDRGVFKSLDDKFGVGPIICYESVFGEFVSGYIKNGANLLFVITNDGWWGDTPGYRQHLSMSRIRAIEMRRSIARSANTGISALINQRGEIIDSLGWWKRGTLKGTILANNKVTYYANHGDYLGNISAFMALLSLVYALVQHLMKRKER
- a CDS encoding aldehyde dehydrogenase family protein, translated to MQNSEYRPYVAGEFVETNERYEVRCPWDNSLIAKVHLAGNKELEQAIVAAEKAKRAMAKLSSYEKYEILMSIANGIKAKREAFARTLALEACKPLKLALGEVDRAIQTFIVAAEEAKRPLSEAIKLDWTPAGKGKEGIVKYFPVGIVAGISPFNFPLNLSVHKIAPAIAAGCPIVLKPARKTPLSALMLAEVINNTNIPNGGISILPTDRNTGNNMVTDSRFSLLSFTGSPQVGWAMKKQAGKKRVLLELGGNAGVIVAPSADIDLAVTKCVSGAFAYSGQVCIHTQRIYVHRSIFDSFMEKFIDGASKLKNGHPLSEETDLSSMIDEMNAARVEAWVSEAINDGAKVLLGGKREGTYFPPTVLTNTKQEMKVCSLEVFGPVVTVEPYDTFEGAIEYLNHSEYGLQAGVFTNQIDEMNKAYNELEVGGVIINDVPTFRVDHMPYGGIKNSGFGREGIKYAMIEMMEPKLLVKPFE